One window of the Felis catus isolate Fca126 chromosome E3, F.catus_Fca126_mat1.0, whole genome shotgun sequence genome contains the following:
- the FAM234A gene encoding protein FAM234A encodes MMGGKDLEAEIHPLKNEDKRLQENLGSQTTKEDNLKGLPRQPGLSGCRTVAFFLSLFVCLFVVFVVSFIIPCPDRPASQGTWRVYYNAAVTYDFLATEDINRDRIQDVLFLYKNSNSSNNSNLSCADEGFSSPCTFVAAVSGANGSVLWERPAAQDGALVQCAVPQPQGGRTSSACILVGRPSSFVAVDVFTGETLWSHPSSFGGNASILSSLLRLPDVDADGAPDLLVLTQEEKEVSGYIYSGSTGHQIGHRGSLGVGGTSGSLLHVTRMGAHYILFPCASSLCGRSVKGLHETVTGRGSPLKRDPLWEGMLNATTHGLLWRSPGAIRYLMTVPGKVGEDLLLVSSEACVLLDGQELAPRWIFSAARVLRRPILGYYKPDTLAVVIENGTGIDRQILLLDLSTGAVLWNQALPGLPGDPQSASLPTADHRSAFFFWGLHELMGTNQTVQEPGDTQHSLYMFHPTVPGVLLELANISANIVAFQAVLFEPSRHAAYVLLTGPTRQDAPGVVSVAKHKVRDLVPSSRVVRLAEGGPDSDEAVRDRFSRLRYRSEA; translated from the exons ATGATGGGCGGCAAGGACTTAGAAGCTGAAATCCATCCCTTGAAGAACGAAGACAAGAGGTTGCAGGAGAATCTGGGAAGCCAAACGACAAAGGAGGACAACCTGAAAGGCTTGCCTCGGCAGCCCGGCCTCTCCGGCTGCCGGACAGTGGcgttttttctttcactgtttgtCTGCCTTTTTGTGGTGTTCGTGGTCTCGTTCATCATCCCCTGTCCGGACCGGCCTGCATCCCAGGGGACATGGAGGGTCTACTACAACGCAGCAG tcaCCTATGACTTTCTGGCtacagaagacataaacaggGACAGGATCCAAGACGTTCTCTTTCTGTATAAAAatagcaacagcagcaacaattCCAACCTGTCCTGCGCTGACGAAG GCTTTTCTTCCCCCTGCACCTTTGTGGCCGCTGTGTCAGGGGCCAATGGCAGCGTGCTCTGGGAGAGGCCCGCAGCGCAGGACGGCGCCCTTGTGCAGTGTGCTGTCCCACAGCCACAGGGCGGCAGGACATCGTCTGCCTGCATCCTCGTGGGCAGACCCAGTTCCTTCGTCGCCGTGGACGTGTTCACAG GGGAGACCCTGTGGAGCCACCCCAGTAGCTTTGGAGGGAACGCTTCCATCCTGAGCTCTTTACTCCGACTGCCCGACGTCGATGCTGACGGGGCTCCAGACCTGCTGGTTCTCacccaggaggagaaggag GTTAGCGGCTACATCTATTCAGGCAGCACTGGTCACCAGATTGGCCACCGAGGCAGCCTTGGTGTGGGTGGGACCAGTGGCTCCCTCCTCCATGTCACCAGGATGGGTGCTCACTACATCCTTTTCCCTTGCG CAAGCTCCCTCTGTGGTCGCTCTGTGAAGGGTCTCCATGAGACGGTGACCGGGAGAGGGAGCCCACTGAAGAGAGACCCGCTCTGGGAGGGCATGCTCAACGCCACCACCCACGGGCTGCTTTGGCGCAG CCCTGGAGCCATCCGCTACCTGATGACCGTTCCAGGGAAGGTGGGTGAGGACCTCCTCCTCGTGAGTTCAGAAGCCTGTGTGCTGTTGGACGGGCAGGAGCTGGCACCCAGGTGGATCTTCAGCGCAGCCCGGGTCCTGAG AAGACCCATCCTTGGCTACTACAAACCTGACACCTTGGCTGTGGTCATTGAAAATGGAACCGGCATTGACAGACAG ATCCTGCTCCTGGACCTCAGCACAGGGGCCGTCCTGTGGAACCAGGCCCTCCCGGGCCTCCCCGGGGACCCGCAGTCCGCCAGCCTGCCAACCGCAGACCACCGCTCAGCCTTCTTCTTCTGGGGTCTCCACGAGCTGATGGGCACCAACCAGACAGTACAG GAGCCCGGAGACACCCAGCACAGCCTGTACATGTTCCACCCCACTGTGCCCGGCGTCCTGCTGGAGCTGGCCAACATCTCCGCCAACATCGTTGCCTTCCAAG CGGTCCTGTTTGAGCCAAGCCGCCACGCTGCCTACGTCCTCCTGACGGGCCCCACTCGCCAAGACGCTCCTGGCGTGGTCTCTGTAGCCAAGCACAAGGTGCGGGACCTTGTCCCGAGCAGTAGGGTGGTTCGCCTGGCCGAGGGCGGGCCCGACAGTGATGAGGCGGTCCGGGACCGGTTCTCCCGCCTGCGGTACCGCAGTGAGGCCTAG